The window ATAACCCCAGGCCTTGGCATATTCTGGCATTAACCACACACGATGATTTTTCACCGCATCGATAGTTTGCCACTGCGGGTTATGGGTAATTTCATCCACTACCTGCGGGTATCTGTCCTGGACAAAAATCACCTGCGGATTCCAGGCAATTACCTGCTCCATACTCACCTGCTTAAAGCCCTGAATGGTCGACGCCGCCACATTGAGCGCCCCGGCGTGGGCCATCATCAGCCCGGTATATTTGCCGGAGCCATAGGTGGTGAGGTCCGGGTTTGCCATATAGGCGCGCACGCGTTGTTGCTCAGGAACTGACCGTAACCGATCGGTCACCAACTGGCGGCCAGCAAACGCAGCCTTGATCAGCGCTTTCGCCTGTTGCTGCTTATTTACCACCTCACCAATCAGCGTGATGCCTTCCTTAATACCCTGGTTATAGGCTTGTTCCTCATCCTGCATGGATGGATTGATTTTGCCCTGCTGACCGGCGTCGTCATGGCGTAGGGAGATCGCAATTACCGGGATACCCAGCGCAGAAATCTTATCAATCATCTCTTTCGGCGCGTAGTTGGTGACAAACACCACCTGCGGATGGAGTGCCACCAGGCTCTCCACATCCACATGGGTAAGATCGCCAAGCATCGCTTTATGATTGAGTTCTGGCACCAGCGTGGCGTAACCGTCACCCAACTGTTGCTTCCAGTTGGCCAGGATGCCGACGATTTT is drawn from Pantoea cypripedii and contains these coding sequences:
- a CDS encoding ABC transporter substrate-binding protein; protein product: MNRPFSRFALAGVLLLTSLHSFASRVVTDQIGRQVTLPDKVDRVVVLQHQTLNLLVQLNATDKIVGILANWKQQLGDGYATLVPELNHKAMLGDLTHVDVESLVALHPQVVFVTNYAPKEMIDKISALGIPVIAISLRHDDAGQQGKINPSMQDEEQAYNQGIKEGITLIGEVVNKQQQAKALIKAAFAGRQLVTDRLRSVPEQQRVRAYMANPDLTTYGSGKYTGLMMAHAGALNVAASTIQGFKQVSMEQVIAWNPQVIFVQDRYPQVVDEITHNPQWQTIDAVKNHRVWLMPEYAKAWGYPMPEAIGLGELWMAKKLYPEKFRDIDMQKQADQWYQQFYRTHYHDNAAHTGSR